A portion of the Anoxybacillus gonensis genome contains these proteins:
- a CDS encoding NupC/NupG family nucleoside CNT transporter, which translates to MNIVWGLVGIIVVLGIAFLSSNNRKAINPRTILGGLAIQVAFAFIVLKWEAGKAALQWLTNGITNIINYANEGINFLFGGVFAAKGIGFVFAFQVLPVVIFFSALISVLYYIGVMQWIIKMIGGPLAKLLGTSKAESMSAAANIFVGQTEAPLVIRPYLSKMTQSELFAVMTGGLASVAGSVLVGYSLLGVPLEYLLAASFMAAPAGLVMAKMIVPETEPIKEDEHFEMEKDEESTNVIDAAARGASDGLKLALNIGAMLLAFIALIALINGLLSGIGNLFNYEGLTLQNILGFLFAPIAFAIGVPWSEAVTAGGFIGQKLILNEFVAYSSFAPQIPDLSAKTVAIVSFALCGFANISSMGILLGGLGSLAPNRRSDIARMGLKAVLAGMLASLLSASIAGMFI; encoded by the coding sequence ATGAATATCGTTTGGGGACTTGTTGGTATTATCGTTGTCCTTGGGATCGCTTTTCTTTCTTCAAACAACCGCAAAGCGATTAATCCGCGAACGATTTTAGGTGGTCTCGCGATTCAAGTCGCTTTTGCGTTTATCGTTTTAAAATGGGAAGCAGGGAAAGCAGCATTGCAGTGGTTAACAAATGGTATTACAAACATTATTAACTATGCGAACGAAGGAATTAACTTTTTGTTCGGTGGTGTGTTTGCAGCAAAAGGAATTGGATTTGTGTTTGCGTTCCAAGTGTTGCCGGTCGTCATTTTCTTCTCCGCATTAATTTCTGTTCTTTACTACATTGGTGTGATGCAATGGATTATCAAAATGATCGGTGGTCCGCTTGCGAAATTGCTCGGAACGAGCAAAGCGGAGTCCATGTCAGCAGCGGCCAACATTTTCGTCGGTCAAACGGAAGCGCCTCTTGTTATTCGTCCGTATTTATCTAAAATGACACAATCGGAATTGTTTGCAGTTATGACAGGGGGATTGGCATCTGTTGCTGGTTCTGTGCTCGTTGGTTACTCGCTTTTAGGTGTTCCGCTTGAATATTTACTTGCGGCAAGTTTCATGGCAGCGCCAGCAGGATTAGTTATGGCGAAAATGATTGTGCCAGAAACAGAGCCGATTAAAGAAGATGAGCATTTTGAGATGGAAAAAGACGAAGAATCAACAAACGTCATCGACGCAGCTGCGCGCGGAGCAAGCGATGGTTTGAAGTTAGCGTTAAATATCGGTGCGATGTTGTTAGCGTTTATCGCTCTTATTGCGTTAATTAATGGGTTGCTTAGCGGCATCGGTAATTTGTTTAATTACGAAGGTTTGACGCTTCAGAACATTTTAGGATTCCTCTTTGCGCCTATTGCATTTGCGATTGGTGTACCGTGGTCTGAAGCGGTGACAGCTGGCGGATTTATCGGACAAAAATTAATTTTAAACGAATTTGTTGCGTATTCATCATTCGCACCACAAATTCCAGATTTATCTGCAAAAACGGTAGCGATCGTTAGCTTTGCGCTATGTGGATTTGCTAATATTTCTTCGATGGGTATTTTACTTGGTGGATTAGGAAGCTTAGCGCCAAATCGTCGTAGCGACATTGCGCGCATGG
- a CDS encoding sugar-binding transcriptional regulator: MEQDKLKKVVEAAKLYYLLDYNQNDIAKKLGVSRPTVSRLLQQAKEEGIVEIKINDPAEDIQQLAKQLEQKFNLKKAIVVSVPEHQDGIIKKYLGKEAAEYLRSIVKDGDVIGVTWGTTLYHVALQLKHKHVKDVKVVQLKGGVSLSETNTFASDILHLFGSAFNATVHHLPLPAIVDHVVVKQAMEADRHIRKILDLGRQANIAVFTIGPIKSESLLFQLGYFTEEDLQTIYSKAAGDICSRFFDQNGKLCSEELNARTLGIELEELKKKEYSIVIAGGIHKVAGIYGALKGKYANVLVTDQFTAECLLEKE; encoded by the coding sequence ATGGAGCAAGATAAGCTAAAAAAAGTCGTTGAAGCAGCGAAATTGTATTATTTACTAGACTACAATCAAAACGACATTGCAAAAAAGCTTGGCGTATCGCGGCCGACGGTGTCGCGTCTACTACAGCAAGCAAAAGAAGAAGGAATTGTAGAAATTAAAATTAACGATCCGGCTGAAGATATTCAACAGTTAGCAAAACAGCTTGAACAAAAGTTCAATCTAAAAAAAGCAATTGTTGTATCGGTTCCAGAACATCAAGATGGCATTATTAAAAAATATTTAGGAAAAGAGGCCGCCGAGTATTTACGTTCGATCGTCAAAGACGGCGATGTGATCGGTGTGACGTGGGGAACAACGTTGTATCACGTTGCATTACAGCTAAAGCATAAACATGTCAAAGACGTGAAAGTTGTGCAATTAAAAGGTGGCGTTAGTTTATCCGAAACGAATACGTTTGCGTCAGATATTTTGCACTTGTTTGGAAGCGCCTTCAATGCAACGGTGCACCATTTGCCGCTACCTGCAATCGTGGATCATGTCGTTGTTAAGCAGGCGATGGAGGCGGACCGCCACATTCGCAAAATTCTTGATCTCGGTCGGCAAGCGAATATTGCTGTATTTACGATCGGACCAATTAAATCAGAGTCGCTATTGTTCCAGCTTGGTTATTTTACAGAAGAAGATTTACAAACGATTTATTCAAAAGCTGCTGGTGACATTTGTTCGCGCTTTTTTGATCAAAATGGAAAACTATGTAGCGAAGAGCTCAATGCACGCACGCTCGGCATTGAGTTAGAAGAGCTCAAAAAGAAAGAATATTCGATTGTCATTGCGGGAGGCATTCATAAAGTGGCTGGCATATACGGCGCGTTGAAAGGGAAATACGCCAACGTATTAGTGACAGATCAATTTACTGCCGAATGTTTGTTAGAAAAAGAATAA